Below is a window of Corynebacterium kalinowskii DNA.
CCGCGGCTTCCGTCCGCCCCATCGAGCTTGGCGCAGATATTGTCGTAGCTTCGCTCACCAAGTTCTACACGGGTAACGGCTCTGGATTGGGCGGCGTGCTTATCGACGGCGGAAACTTCGACTGGACCGTTGAACGAGACGGAAAGCCCGTCTTCCCCGGCTTCGTCACCCCAGATCCCGCTTACCACGGCCTGCGCTATGCCGATCTCGGTGCCCCTGCATTCGGTCTGAAGGCCCGCGTTGGTGTTTTGCGCGATACCGGTGCTGCCCCATCCGCCCTCAATGCGTGGATCACTGCGCAGGGCCTGGACACTCTTAGCCTGCGGGTCGATCGCCACAATGAGAACGCCCAGAAGGTAGCCGAATTTCTTGCCGCTAACGACAAGGTCGCTTCCGTTAACTACGCTGGCCTGCCAGATTCTCCGTGGTACTCCGTTAAGGAGAAGTTGGGCTTGAAGCACGCCGGATCGGTACTGTCGTTCGATGTCAAGGGTGGACGCGAGGAGGCATGGCGCTTCATCGACGCGCTGAAGCTGCACTCTAACCTGGCCAACGTCGGCGACGTTCGCTCCCTGGTGGTTCACCCTGCATCCACCACTCACTCCCAGTCCGACGAAGCCGGCTTGAAGCGCGCTGGTATCACCCAAGCCACCATCCGCTTGTCGGTCGGTATCGAGGACGCTGCGGACATCATCGCAGACCTGGCACGAGGACTCGAGGCCGTCTAATGTCCACGGTCAGCATCGGAGATTTCACCACGGAAGCGGGCGCGATCATCCGCGACGTCCACATCGCCTACCAGACCTGGGGCGAACGCAAGGAGGACAACGTCATCTTGATCGAGCACGCTCTCACCGGTGACTCGGATGCTGTCTCCTGGTGGGCAGGGCTCATCGGCCCTGGTCTCGCAATCGATACCGACACATTCCACGTGGTCTGCACGAACGTCCTGGGCGGTTGTAAGGGCAGCACCGGACCGGCTTCGGAACACCCCGATGGCGGCCGCTGGGGCTCCCGCTTTCCGGCTATTTCGATTCGAGACCAGGTGGCTGCAGAACACACGGCTCTCAATAAACTGGGCTATCAACACTTCGCCGCTGTCATCGGCGGTTCGATGGGAGGTGCTCGTGCTCTCGAGTGGTGCGCGATGTACCCAGAGGCCGTGCGCTCTGCACTAATTTTGGCCGTTTCTGCTCGAGCTAGCGCCTGGCAGATCGGCATCCAGATGCAGCAGATTAACTCAATCGAGCAGGACCCAGCCTGGCAAGGCGGGGATTACTACGACACTGGATCCGCTCCGCTCCAGGGCATGGGCGTGGCGAGAAAGCTTGCGCATCTGACTTACCGTGGCGAACTGGAGGTCGACGAGCGATTTGGGGCGGATGCCCAAGACGGCGAGAACCCTCGCGGCGCATTCCGCGCTGCCGACCAGCGCTTCGCAGTAGAAAGCTACCTCGACCACCAAGCGAAGAAGCTAGCAGAGCGCTTCGATCCGGGTTCCTACGTCATCCTCACCGAAGCGCTCAACCGCCACGACATTGGCCGAGGCCGCGGCGGCTTAAACAAGGCACTCGCGAACATCACCGTGCCGGTCTTCGTGGTGGGCGTGGATACTGACATCTTGTACCCGTATCACCAGCAAGAACACCTTTCGCGCAACCTGGGCAATCTGCTGGGCATGGGCAAGATTGTGTCTCCTGTTGGACACGATGCCTTCCTCACGGAAACCCGGCAACTAGACCAACTGACCAGGCGGTTCTTCCGGCTTGCTGGCTCGCTAGCTTCCTAGCGCATCCACAGAAACAGCCAGGAAGATCATGATTGCGCCGAGGGTGGCCGAGTAGCCGGCGTCGAAACGCCGAGAGCGCACAGCCAGCACCCCGAGCACTCCCGAATCGCAGTAGACGCGGAGCACGGCCAGCCACATCATGGCAATACCAAATGCAAAGGTGGAGCGGCGCCAGTGCTCGGTGAGCGATAAGACCACCGAAACAACGATAACCACAACAAAGACCAGCAAACCCAATCGCTGGAGTCGAACAGGGACGCGGGAGGCTGGTAAGTCCACATCATGCGGGTTTACCAGTGGATCCGGTCGACGAGATTGTGCCACGCTACTGAGCAGTCAGCTCGGCACGCTCGACGACGTTCCGCACCAGGAATGCTCGTGTCAGCGGACCAACGCCACCAGGATTAGGGGAAACCCAGCCGGCCACTTCCCAGACGTCAGGGTGGACGTCGCCAAGCAGCTTGCCGTCCTTGCGGGAGACGCCGACGTCGAGGATAGCTGCGCCTGGCTTGACCATATCTGCGGTGAGCATATGCGGCTGACCTGCAGCTGCGACGATGACATCCGCCTCGCGGGTCTCGGCGACAAGATCCTTAGTACCGGTGTGGCACAACGTGACCGTGGCATTTTCGCTGCGGCGAGTCAGCATCAGACCGATCGGGCGGCCGACAGTCACGCCGCGACCAATAACGACAACCTTCGCGCCATTGAGCTCTACACCGAAGCGGCGTAGCAAGGAGATCGCACCGTTTGGGGTGCACGGCAGTGGGGCTGGCTCGTTGAGCACGAGCTTGCCCAGGTTGACTGGGTGTAGGCCGTCTGCGTCCTTGGCCGGATCGATAGCCTCGAGCACGGCGTTTTCGTCTAGGTGCTTGGGCAAAGGCAGCTGCACAATGTATCCGGTGCATTCAGGATCGTTGTTGAGCTCCTCGATGACCTTAAGCAGCTCTTCCTGGGTGACGTCAGCTGGCAGATCCTTGCGGATGGACTTCACACCAATCTGCTCGCAGTCGCGGTGCTTCATCTTCACGTAGGAATGGGAAGCGGGGTCGTCGCCAACCAAGACGGTGGCCAGGCCCGGGGTAATTCCCTTGTCCTTCAGCTTTGCCACGCGCTCCGCCAGATCTGCGAAGATCTCGTCACGGTACAGGTTTCCATCAAGCTTGGATGCAGTCATGGGCTCCATTATTCCATGGCCACTGCTTTTCGCCGCCCTCCCCACAAGTATTCTTGGTGTTCATGCACGTCCACTCCCCTTATGCGCACATCATCTTCGAGCATCCCGTCATTCCGCCCAACACGGGCAACGCCATTCGTATGTGCGCCGGAACGGGAGCCCGCCTCCACCTCGCCGGGCCCCTCGGCTTTGATCTTGAGGAAAAGAACTTGCGCCGCGCGGGTCTGGACTACCACGATTTGGCTGATGTTCACGTGCACGCCAGCCTTGACGACGCCTTCGCTGCCCTACCCGGCGCGCGAGTCTTCGCGTTCACTGCGCACTGCGAGAACAACTTCGCGGACGTCAACTACCAACCTGGTGACGTGTTGTTGTTCGGCACTGAGCCCACCGGACTGACGGAATACGCCCTCAATCATCCGCGGATCACTCAACAGGTTCGCATTCCGATGCTGCCGGGACGCCGATCGATGAACCTTTCCAATGCGGCGGCGGTTGCCGCCTACGAAGCCTGGCGCCAGCAAGGTTTCATCGGTGGGTGCTAGTTAGCTCAGTCATTGGCGGGAGTTGGCGACCTCGCAACGTCGCGAGCAGTGCCTCCGCATCCTCGAGTACGAGCTGCTTCCCGCTCATTAACACTGGACCGGGGACGAGGTCGAATCGGACGTCGGCAAGCCCGAGCCATTGCGCGATCGGCCCCCGATGCAGGGTGAGCTCCTGAATGTGCGATGGATCGATCACGCTCATGCGGTGGCTGAACCGCCCCGAGTGGACGACCACGGCGCGCTCGTCCAACAAGGTCACTGACTGCTGGCTTTGGTCGATGGGCGAAACCCACCTCGCGGAGCGTGGGCTGCGGAACTGTGGTGCCGTGGCCCGCTCAGGCTGCACTCGCGAAGCTACGTCATCCGAGGTCAGCGGGCTGAGCACGCACAACATTGCTATGGCTTGATCGCGACTGCCCACGGGCAGCAAGCTCGTTGTGCCAGCTTGCTTATCGTTTGCTCCATACCCGGCGGTAGATACTGTAATTTTCCACCACTTGAACGGTCGCCACAGCAGTGGTTGGGAAATTTTGACGGCGTGGATGCGACGCAGCGGAATGGTTTGCTTGCGCTTATCGGCAAGGCCATAGGAGACGTTGAGGTTATCGTCATCGAGTGTGGCCGTGAATTGCCAGCTCTTGTCTACAATCCCCCACACCCACGGGAGCAAGCCAGCGAAGACTGGAATGACGGCGCCGAACCCTCCGGGAACAGCGAAGACGAACGCGATCGAGACCAGCACGATCAAGCTCGCGGGGTGAATCAGCGCCGCTGCCAGGCTGCGTTCAATAGGAATCGGTGGAATGAGCTCTCCCTCCGCCGTCCGCTCCGGCTCTGTAACTTCCCCGCGTACCCGCGCGACCACTTCAGCCCGCACTGCGTCGGCCTCGGGCTTGGACAGGTACAGGATTTCTAGGGTTGATCCGGCGCCGCCTGCAGTTTCGATGCGTACTTTGGCCACCCGGAAAATGCGTGCGATTACCGGCTCCACCACGTCCACGGATTGAATTCGCTCGTAGCGCGCGGAGCGCAGGTTGGTGGAGATCACGCCGTGTTTGATTTCGACTTCTTCTTCGCCCAGTTTGAAGCCCATTGCGCGCCACCAAATCCCGGATACGATCCAGATCAATGCGCACGCCACCACAAAGGCGCCAACTGCGGCAGCGAACCACCACCATTGGACGTCCCCGCCGCGCACGAAATCGGCAATTCCCTTCAGTCCCGAGGAGTTGATATTCGCGATGAGCACCGCAAA
It encodes the following:
- a CDS encoding O-acetylhomoserine/O-acetylserine sulfhydrylase, with the translated sequence MMTKYDNSDTSQWGFSTRAIHAAQPVDSDTGARNLPIYLTSSFLFDSAEHASKRFDLSDAGPVYSRLTNPTVAAVESRLADLEGGVHGVLFASGMAAETAAILNIAEVGSHIVSSPRIYGGTETLFQVTLKRLGIETSFVEDPDDPESWQAAVQDNTVCFFGETFGNPIADVLDIPAVAEVAHRNSVPLIVDNTLATAASVRPIELGADIVVASLTKFYTGNGSGLGGVLIDGGNFDWTVERDGKPVFPGFVTPDPAYHGLRYADLGAPAFGLKARVGVLRDTGAAPSALNAWITAQGLDTLSLRVDRHNENAQKVAEFLAANDKVASVNYAGLPDSPWYSVKEKLGLKHAGSVLSFDVKGGREEAWRFIDALKLHSNLANVGDVRSLVVHPASTTHSQSDEAGLKRAGITQATIRLSVGIEDAADIIADLARGLEAV
- the metX gene encoding homoserine O-acetyltransferase MetX codes for the protein MSTVSIGDFTTEAGAIIRDVHIAYQTWGERKEDNVILIEHALTGDSDAVSWWAGLIGPGLAIDTDTFHVVCTNVLGGCKGSTGPASEHPDGGRWGSRFPAISIRDQVAAEHTALNKLGYQHFAAVIGGSMGGARALEWCAMYPEAVRSALILAVSARASAWQIGIQMQQINSIEQDPAWQGGDYYDTGSAPLQGMGVARKLAHLTYRGELEVDERFGADAQDGENPRGAFRAADQRFAVESYLDHQAKKLAERFDPGSYVILTEALNRHDIGRGRGGLNKALANITVPVFVVGVDTDILYPYHQQEHLSRNLGNLLGMGKIVSPVGHDAFLTETRQLDQLTRRFFRLAGSLAS
- a CDS encoding DUF3017 domain-containing protein, whose translation is MAQSRRPDPLVNPHDVDLPASRVPVRLQRLGLLVFVVVIVVSVVLSLTEHWRRSTFAFGIAMMWLAVLRVYCDSGVLGVLAVRSRRFDAGYSATLGAIMIFLAVSVDALGS
- a CDS encoding bifunctional methylenetetrahydrofolate dehydrogenase/methenyltetrahydrofolate cyclohydrolase, which translates into the protein MTASKLDGNLYRDEIFADLAERVAKLKDKGITPGLATVLVGDDPASHSYVKMKHRDCEQIGVKSIRKDLPADVTQEELLKVIEELNNDPECTGYIVQLPLPKHLDENAVLEAIDPAKDADGLHPVNLGKLVLNEPAPLPCTPNGAISLLRRFGVELNGAKVVVIGRGVTVGRPIGLMLTRRSENATVTLCHTGTKDLVAETREADVIVAAAGQPHMLTADMVKPGAAILDVGVSRKDGKLLGDVHPDVWEVAGWVSPNPGGVGPLTRAFLVRNVVERAELTAQ
- a CDS encoding tRNA (cytidine(34)-2'-O)-methyltransferase codes for the protein MHVHSPYAHIIFEHPVIPPNTGNAIRMCAGTGARLHLAGPLGFDLEEKNLRRAGLDYHDLADVHVHASLDDAFAALPGARVFAFTAHCENNFADVNYQPGDVLLFGTEPTGLTEYALNHPRITQQVRIPMLPGRRSMNLSNAAAVAAYEAWRQQGFIGGC
- a CDS encoding PH domain-containing protein encodes the protein MNEYRHVHRATPLLKFWTAILALFAVLIANINSSGLKGIADFVRGGDVQWWWFAAAVGAFVVACALIWIVSGIWWRAMGFKLGEEEVEIKHGVISTNLRSARYERIQSVDVVEPVIARIFRVAKVRIETAGGAGSTLEILYLSKPEADAVRAEVVARVRGEVTEPERTAEGELIPPIPIERSLAAALIHPASLIVLVSIAFVFAVPGGFGAVIPVFAGLLPWVWGIVDKSWQFTATLDDDNLNVSYGLADKRKQTIPLRRIHAVKISQPLLWRPFKWWKITVSTAGYGANDKQAGTTSLLPVGSRDQAIAMLCVLSPLTSDDVASRVQPERATAPQFRSPRSARWVSPIDQSQQSVTLLDERAVVVHSGRFSHRMSVIDPSHIQELTLHRGPIAQWLGLADVRFDLVPGPVLMSGKQLVLEDAEALLATLRGRQLPPMTELTSTHR